gttcttcttttctctctctctctctctctatatatatatatatgaaaatctGCTGCAACAGAGAAGTTAActgttagttttatttttcttgaatatgaaattaggCTGGGAGAAAGCTGAAAAGGATGTAGTAGCTTTGAAGCAACAGCTTGATGCTGCTATGAAGAAAAATGCAGCACTTGAAGATCGAGTTGGTCATCTGGATGGGGCACTCAAGGAATGCGTTAGACAACTTAGGCAAGCAAGGGAAGAGCAAGAGCGGAAAATCCATGAAGCTGTTTCCAAGAAATGTCATGAGTGGGAATCTTCCAAGTCTGAGCTTGAGAGTCAGCTTCTGAATCTCAAGGCCCAACTTGAAACCGCCAAAAATGACACTGCTGCCTCAGTTGATCCTGACCTTCAACTGAAGCTTGATgcatttgagaaagaaaattcaGCCCTTAAACTTCAGCTCCATTCTCGAGCTGAGGAGCTAGAACGTAGGATTATTGAGAGGGACCTGAGCACTCAAGCCGCTGAAACTGCCAGCAAACAGCATTTGGAGAGCATAAAGAAGTTGGCTAAGCTTGAAATCGAGTGCCGCAGGCTAAAAGCCATTGCTCGTAAAGCATCCCCTGCTAATGATCAGAAGTCTTACCCTGCCTCCTCAATTTGTGTTGAATCTTTTACAGATAGCCAATCAGACAGTGGGGAGAGGCTACTTGCTGTTGAAACAGATATGCAAAAGATGAACGGGTTGGAGATGAATGGATGTGATAGAAGCAGCTCAGATGCATGGGCATCTGCACTCATTACAGAACTCGATCAATTTAGGAAGGAGAAGGCCGTTGGAAGAAACATCATGGCCCCTTCAGTCGAAATCAATCTCATGGATGATTTTCTTGAAATGGAAAGGCTTGCAGCTTTGCCGGATACAGAAAGTGGAAGTGGTTTTAATGATGCCGGTCCGGTATCTTATCAAACCAGTATAGTTGAAAACCCATTGAAGGCTGATCTTGAAACCTTAGTCCACCGGGTTGCTGAACTAGAGGAGAAGTTAGCACTGACCGAAGAAGAAAAGTCGGAAATGCAGATAGCTTTTACTGAATCTCAAAAACAACTTAAAACATTGCAGAATCAACTAAGTGAAGCTGAGATAAGGTTCAAAGATGTGCAAACTCAATTAGCTCTTGCTGACAACTCAAAGCAAGCTGCAGAGAAAGAAGTAAAAGTCGCCAACATGAATCGAGAAGTGGCAGAATCAAGACTTAGAGATGCTGAAACTGAAATAAAGACTTTAATGTCGAAAGTTACTTCGTTAGAAGAAGCACTCGGAAAGGAACAAGCATTGTCTACTGAAAACATGAACAAGTGCAAAGAATTGGAGAACGAACTTTctaaaatgaaatgtgaaacCAAGCTCCGACAGGAGGCTGAGCTCCAACATGCAGCAAAATATAATGAAGAGTTGAAGGTGCAGCAGGTTAGTTATTTAGTATGCTTATTTTAATTGTAGGTACTG
This genomic window from Gossypium raimondii isolate GPD5lz chromosome 10, ASM2569854v1, whole genome shotgun sequence contains:
- the LOC105777242 gene encoding filament-like plant protein isoform X1, with protein sequence MDRRSWLWRRKSTEKSPGETDSSGGSISSFSERFSDEQASATISSQSLEVTSKAVPVDEENNNVRSLTEKLSAALMNISAKEELVKQHAKVAEEAVSGWEKAEKDVVALKQQLDAAMKKNAALEDRVGHLDGALKECVRQLRQAREEQERKIHEAVSKKCHEWESSKSELESQLLNLKAQLETAKNDTAASVDPDLQLKLDAFEKENSALKLQLHSRAEELERRIIERDLSTQAAETASKQHLESIKKLAKLEIECRRLKAIARKASPANDQKSYPASSICVESFTDSQSDSGERLLAVETDMQKMNGLEMNGCDRSSSDAWASALITELDQFRKEKAVGRNIMAPSVEINLMDDFLEMERLAALPDTESGSGFNDAGPVSYQTSIVENPLKADLETLVHRVAELEEKLALTEEEKSEMQIAFTESQKQLKTLQNQLSEAEIRFKDVQTQLALADNSKQAAEKEVKVANMNREVAESRLRDAETEIKTLMSKVTSLEEALGKEQALSTENMNKCKELENELSKMKCETKLRQEAELQHAAKYNEELKVQQDKELSIAACKFAECQKTIASLGQQLKSLATLEDFLIDSDKPLELVDGGLKCTGNSEKQPKLGVTGMEFPRRGSPEFSKIVGEYTKSLENQNSNAIIKESTLPVKPVILSSRTRTGFGNIFPRSRSGKPI
- the LOC105777242 gene encoding filament-like plant protein isoform X2, with translation MDRRSWLWRRKSTEKSPGETDSSGGSISSFSERFSDEQASATISSQSLEVTSKAVPVDEENNNVRSLTEKLSAALMNISAKEELVKQHAKVAEEAVSGWEKAEKDVVALKQQLDAAMKKNAALEDRVGHLDGALKECVRQLRQAREEQERKIHEAVSKKCHEWESSKSELESQLLNLKAQLETAKNDTAASVDPDLQLKLDAFEKENSALKLQLHSRAEELERRIIERDLSTQAAETASKQHLESIKKLAKLEIECRRLKAIARKASPANDQKSYPASSICVESFTDSQSDSGERLLAVETDMQKMNGLEMNGCDRSSSDAWASALITELDQFRKEKAVGRNIMAPSVEINLMDDFLEMERLAALPDTESGSGFNDAGPVSYQTSIVENPLKADLETLVHRVAELEEKLALTEEEKSEMQIAFTESQKQLKTLQNQLSEAEIRFKDVQTQLALADNSKQAAEKEVKVANMNREVAESRLRDAETEIKTLMSKVTSLEEALGKEQALSTENMNKCKELENELSKMKCETKLRQEAELQHAAKYNEELKVQQDKELSIAACKFAECQKTIASLGQQLKSLATLEDFLIDSDKPLELVDGGLKCTGNSEKQPKLGVTGMEFPRRGSPEFSKIVELEPVSGIFSLAVGVGNRFEYLLSLIFGFRPKSLACEATGIYKNTQDEK